Proteins encoded in a region of the Bombyx mori chromosome 21, ASM3026992v2 genome:
- the LOC101746488 gene encoding uncharacterized protein LOC101746488, whose protein sequence is MFTARLRHLCPSAKIIIRNLRNRKRLDSFGPNPGLDKRIAAFKRDGFKVDDEDAEEYVEQSESDFYKVGEVYNEHLNETLMGKYEQRHQIIKEKYFKQNMPNLLTWSEKEQIRHLATTQPDEWTPEKLAESFPVTVPVVKKLLKHVWKPATEQRIARHDQSVMRNWKELKEGTLSISEDVRAHFLKFSERTIPPLNRNSVKKIDVTPEEKIGEFENIIRRCAANENSDQKTFKQDYNATKENEGEKMEKAPRDYKRVTLEELAQKIQTRLQTGQNVNVPDQIIVNTINDNAVLESKSVNINKSIEIFDNDNKNNLVQYQPKNDSKDVMDYPERIRIPKKAYKKNATYKVNDCYYDHDGRFLYRVLGMTR, encoded by the exons ATGTTCACCGCTCGCTTACGGCATTTGTGTCCAAGCGCTAAAATTATTATCCGTAACCTTCGAAACAGAAAGAGGTTAGACTCATTCGGACCAAATCCAGGTCTGGACAAGAGAATTGCGGCATTCAAACGAGACGGCTTTAAAGTTGACGACGAAGATGCTGAAGAGTATGTCGAACAATCAGAGAGTGATTTTTATAAA GTTGGTGAGGTTTACAACGAACATTTGAATGAAACATTAATGGGTAAATATGAACAACGTCATCAAATAATTAAAGAGAAGtactttaaacaaaatatgcCTAATTTATTGACTTGGAGCGAAAAAGAACAAATAAGACATTTGGCCACAACGCAACCAGACGAGTGGACTCCAGAAAAGTTAGCTGAAAGTTTTCCTGTTACAGTACCTGTAGTGaaa AAATTACTCAAACATGTTTGGAAGCCAGCTACAGAACAGCGCATAGCTCGGCATGACCAATCAGTGATGAGGAATTGGAAAGAACTGAAAGAGGGAACCTTGAGCATCTCTGAAGATGTAAGAGCACATTTCCTTAAATTCTCTGAAAGAACTATTCCTCCTCTTAATAGGAACTCAGTAAAGAAAATAGATGTTACACCAGAAGAAAAAATAGGAGAATTTGAAAATATCATTAGAAGATGTGCTGCTAATGAAAATTCAGaccaaaaaacttttaaacaaGACTATAATGCAACTAAAGAAAATGAAGGTGAAAAAATGGAAAAAGCCCCAAGGGATTACAAAAGAGTCACACTTGAAGAACTAGCACAGAAAATTCAGACTCGCTTACAAACTGGTCAAAATGTTAATGTTCCCGATCAAATAATAGTAAACACGATTAATGACAATGCTGTATTGGAATCAAAAtcagttaatattaataaaagtattgaaatatttgataacgacaataaaaacaatttagttCAGTATCAACCAAAAAATGATTCAAAAGATGTAATGGATTATCCAGAAAGAATTCGAATACCAAAAAaagcttacaaaaaaaatgctACATATAAAGTTAATGATTGCTATTATGATCACGATGGAAGATTTCTGTATAGAGTACTAGGAATGACtaggtaa